TCGGGCAGCGGGTTTTTCAAACCCTCGGGACTGCCGGGGCCTCCCCTGCCGAAAAAAGCCCGCGCATCCGTCTCCAATCCCTGCGCCTCTGCGTCAAGCGAGGTCAGGAAGACCAGCGGCGGTTCGAGGTCTTCAAAGCCGATCCCTTTCGACGGGAACCTGATCTCCCCGCCAAAGATGTCCTTGCCCTGTGTCCCGAAGTACTCCTGGAATTCGTTCCACCTTTTTTCCTGTTCGGGGCTCCAGCCGGTGAATTTCGTTTGAACCACGATACCCCTCCCGGGGGAGGCCTCCGCGATTCTGCGTTCGAACCTGGTTCCAAGCTCCCTGCGCATGCGCACTACATTGCCCATCTCCTGTTCCGCCGCGGCGTAAATCGTCGCGCGAAAGGAAAACTGGTACATCTGGCAACCCCAGTATTCGATCCATCGCAGGTCGGCGGGCGCGCCGCTTCCATTAGTAACGGTGACCTGTGAGATGAGAAGCGGATCGTCGCCAAACGGCGCGAAGATAACCTGGTCGATATCGTAATCCCGGCCGCTCAGCGTCTTGCGCACGTATCCCGCGCCGAAGACTCGTTCAAAGCCCTCGTCCTGACCCTGATAAAAGGTACTGCACACCTGCGTTCCATCGGTAAGGTATCCGAAACCCCCGGCGAATTGATTATTTGACGGATCGTATTCATTCAGAAATTTCGGCGCGCCCTCATCCTGCCGCACCTGTATATATCCATAGTTAGACGCCACACCGACCAGCCTGTCGTTGCCTATCTGGTGGATATGATCCGTCGGCAGCCTTAACTTTTTGTTTAGGGGGGTGACCGCCTTGGGATCCTTTGTCTGGTTGCATGTATAGCGGTACGCGGGAAGTCCGAATTCATCCTCCATCCACTCGCCGAAATACCCGGATCCGTAAGGCTTCGCGGTCATGCCCCAATCCCCCGGCAATCCCTCGCATAGTTCGCGATCGTATTCATTTTCGCCCTCACCCCTTCGTTCCGATTTTTCTTTCCTTCAATTCCGAAACGATCGTGTTGAACCTTACGGAATCCAGCGAGTACCAGCGCATACAGAAAATCCCCAGGATTCCCGCGGTGAAAGGAGCGATCGTCATTATGCCCAGTATTCCGTTTAACGCGGTGCCGGTTTGGACGCCGTTGGGAACGTAACCCACGAATGCCAGGATCATCCCGGCGAACGCGCCGCCGATCGCCGTGTCCAGCTTTTGTACGAAGGAGAAAGCCGAATAGGTAAGTCCCTCCGCGCGAAGGCCGGTTTTCCACTCCGCGTATTCAACGGTATCGGGCGCCATGGACCACATGAGCTGCGCCCCCGCACCCCCGCCTATTCCACCTAACGCGCCTAAGATGAATATGAGTCCGATATTACTGTAGGGAGTGACGAAAACCCCGACGTTAACCGCCATACCTATCGCGATCGCGGCATAATACATGTTCTTCTTTCCGATCCGCTTGCTCATGATCGTGGAAAGCACGACTCCCACGATGAGACACAGGGCGACAAACAGTGCATAGACGGGATACAGGTCCTCGCGCTTAAGATTGTATTTTATGAAATACAGGCTCGTGGCGCCGGTCATGGTATTGGCGATGCCCAGGAAAAACACCGACATGCTCAGGGCGATAAGCGGTTTGTTCGCCATGAGAAGCCTGAGCGCTTCTTTCAGTGAATAGCCCACATGGCTTTCGACCGATATTCTCTCCCTGGTGCTCAGGAAGGTGATGAAGAATACTATCGTCGCTATCGCGGAAAAAATAATCAGTACGTTGCGAAAACCGATCTCCTTTGTCGGGAACGAGTTCACCAGCGGCAGCGTGCTCACGGCCACGAGTATGCCCGCCAGTATCGCGAAAAATACCCGGAATCCGGAAAGCGTTCCCCTTTCGTTGGTATCCTGGGTCATGGCGGCGGTCAGTGACGAGAACGGCAGATTCACCGCCGAATATAAGGTAACCAGGAGCAGGTACGACACCAGCGCCCAGACGAACTTTCCGTCGTGACCCAGGTCCGGGGTCGTGAACGTCATGACCAGGATTATACCCAGCGGCAGCGACCCGAATAATATGTACGGGCGAAATTTGCCCCACCGCGTATGCGTGTGGTCGGCGATATACCCGATCATGGGATCGAAGATCGCGTCCCATACGCGCGAAACCAGGAAAATCACGCCCGCCTCCGCGGCGGTGATGCCGAAAACGTCCG
The DNA window shown above is from Spirochaetota bacterium and carries:
- a CDS encoding MFS transporter, whose protein sequence is MSKPQIVPQETSAPLSLLRKLGYGVGDFASNITWQVVRLYLLFFYTDVFGITAAEAGVIFLVSRVWDAIFDPMIGYIADHTHTRWGKFRPYILFGSLPLGIILVMTFTTPDLGHDGKFVWALVSYLLLVTLYSAVNLPFSSLTAAMTQDTNERGTLSGFRVFFAILAGILVAVSTLPLVNSFPTKEIGFRNVLIIFSAIATIVFFITFLSTRERISVESHVGYSLKEALRLLMANKPLIALSMSVFFLGIANTMTGATSLYFIKYNLKREDLYPVYALFVALCLIVGVVLSTIMSKRIGKKNMYYAAIAIGMAVNVGVFVTPYSNIGLIFILGALGGIGGGAGAQLMWSMAPDTVEYAEWKTGLRAEGLTYSAFSFVQKLDTAIGGAFAGMILAFVGYVPNGVQTGTALNGILGIMTIAPFTAGILGIFCMRWYSLDSVRFNTIVSELKERKIGTKG